TTGACGTCGGGCGGCAGCACCTCGACGCCGTTATCCTGGGCGTCGCGGCAGAAGATCTGGACCTTATCGGTGTCGTCCATGTCCGAGGACATGGTCGCGGCCAGGAACTCGGTCGGATGGTAGGCCTTGAGCCATGCCGTCTGGTAAGAGATCAGCGCGTACGCGGCCGAGTGCGACTTGTTGAAGCCGTAGCCCGCGAACTTCTCCATCAGGTCGAACAGCTTGACCGCCAGGTCCGGATCGTGGCCCTTTTCCTTGGCGCCCTGCTCGAACAGTTCCCGGTGCTTGGCCATTTCCTCGGGCTTTTTCTTGCCCATGGCACGGCGCAGCAGGTCGGCGCCGCCCAGCGAATAGCCGCCGATGATCTGCGAGATCAGCATCACCTGTTCCTGGTAGACGATGACCCCGTAGGTGCTCTTGAGGGTGTTCTCCAGGTCGTCGTGGAAATAATCCACCGCGGCGCGGCCGTGCTTGCGGTTGACGAAGTCGTCCACCATGCCCGATTCCAGCGGCCCCGGACGGTACAGGGCCAGCATGGCGATGATGTCTTCGAAGGTGTTGGGCCGCAGCTTCTTCAGCAGTTCCTTCATGCCGCGCGATTCCAGCTGGAACACGGCGGTCGTGTTGGCGTCGCACAGGATCTTATAGGCGGCCGGATCGTCCAGCGCCAGGGCCATGACGTCGAAGTCGCGCTTGTCCTCGTTGAACTGGCGCACGTAGCGCACGGCCCAGTCCAGGATCGTCAGGTTGCGCAGGCCCAGGAAGTCGAACTTCACCAGGCCGGCGGCCTCGACGTCGTCCTTGTCGAACTGCGAAACCGCGCTGTTTTCCTGGCCGGGCTGGCAATACAGCGGGCAGAAGTCCGTCAGCTTGCCCGGCGCAATCAGCACGCCGCCGGCGTGCATGCCGATGTTGCGGGTCAGGCCTTCCAGCGGCTGCGCCAGGTCCACCAGCGCGCGCACTTCCTCTTCCTGTTCGTAGCGGTCCTTGAAGGCAGGCTCGTCCTTCAGGGTGCGTTCGAGCGACCAGGGATCCATCGGATTGAACGGGATCAGCTTGGACAGGCCGTCGCAGAACATATAGGGCATGTCCAGCACGCGGCCGGCGTCGCGCACCACGGCCTTGGCACCCAGCGTGCCGAAGGTGGCGATCTGGCTCACGGCGGCGCGGCCGTACTTTTCCTTGACGTAGTCGATGACCCGTTCGCGGTTGTCCTGGCAGAAGTCGATATCGAAGTCGGGCATGGAAACCCGCTCGGGATTCAGGAAGCGCTCGAACAGCAAGTCGTAGCGGATCGGATCCAGGTCGGTAATGCCCAGGGCATAGGCCACCAGCGAGCCCGCGCCGGAACCCCGGCCCGGCCCCACCGGCACGCCGTTGTTCTTGCCCCAGTTGATGAAGTCCTGCACGATCAGGAAGTAGCCGGGGAAGCCCATCTGGATGATGGTCTTGCATTCCCAGCGCAGGCGTTCGTAGTACTGCTCGCGCTTGGAGGCGCGTTCGGCCTCGTCCGGGAACAGGAACTCCATGCGCTTTTCCAGGCCCTCTTCCGACAGCTGGACCAGGTAGTCGTCCAGGCTCACGCCGTCCGGCGTGGGGAAGTTGGGCAGGCGCGGCTTGCCCAGCACCAGGCTGAGGTTGCAGCGCTTGGCGATTTCCACCGTGTTGGCCAGCGCCGAGGGCACGTCGGCGAAGCGCCGGGCCATTTCCTCGGAGCTGAGCAGGTATTGCTCCTTGCTGAACCGGCGCACGCGGCGCGGGTTGGCCAGGATTTCGCCTTCGGCGATGCAGACGCGGGCCTCGTGCGCCTGGAATTCGAACTCGTCCAGGAACTGCACCGGATGCGTCGCCACCACCGGCAAGCCGGCCTCGCTGGCCAGGCGCATGGCGGCCTGGGTGTAGGCTTCGTCGCCGTCCATGCCGGCGCGCTGCAACTCGATGTAGTAGCTGCCCGGGAACAGGTGCGCCCACTGGCGCGCCAGCGCCAGCGCCGACACGGCGTTGCCCGCGTCCAGCGCCTGGCCCACATCGCCGCCGCGCCCGCCCGACAGGGCGATCAGGCCCTCCTGCCCCTGCAGCCATTCGCGGCGGATCTCGGCGCGGCCCTTGCCCTGGTTCGTCAGGAAGGCTTTGGTCAGCAGTTCGCAGAGATTGAGGTAGCCCTGGTGGTTGCGCACCAGCAGCAGCAGGCGGAAAGGCTTGGCGGGGTCGTCGTCGTTGGACAGCCAGACATCGCAGCCGGCAATCGGCTTGATGCCGGCGCCGCGCGCGCCCTTGTAGAACTTGATCAGGCCGAACAGGTTCGACAGATCCGTCAAGGCGACGGCGGGCTGGCCCAGCTTGGCCACGCGCTTGATGAGGTCGGGGATGCGCACGATGCCGTCCACGACCGAAAATTCGGAGTGTACGCGCAGGTGAACAAATGGGGACGGGGTTGTTACGGCTTCTTCGGACATAAAGGGAATTGTACCTAGTCAACGCGGTCCAAGCCGAGGCCCATGCGGTTGCGCAAAGGACTACGCGGGCGCCTGTGTAACAATACACGTTGCACGTCATCCTCCATTGTTGACATGAGATTTACGCACGAGATTCACCTATGAAATGGCTAATTCCCGGGATCTGGCTGAGCGCCATCCTGTTTGCGCACTTCCGCGGCCGCGTCAAGCTGCCGCTGGGCCGCCAATTGCTGGACCATTCAGTGCTGCTCGCCCCCGTCAACGCCTTCATGGTGCTGACCTCGCGGGTTCCGACCACGCCCTACCTGACGACCAGCGAAATCGCCGAACTCAAGGTGCTGGACGACAACTGGGAGACGATCCGCGAAGAGGCGATGCAGATGGCCGAGCTGCGCCGCATCAAGGCCGCCGACACCCATAACGACATCGGCTTCAATTCCTTCTTCAAGTACGGCTGGAAGCGTTTCTACCTGAAGTGGTATGACGCGCGCCACCCGTCCGCCGAGGAACTCTGCCCCAAGACCGTCGCCATCCTGAAGACCCTGCCCAAGGTCAAGGCCGCGATGTTCGCCGAACTCCCGCCCGGCGGCCAGCTGAACCCCCACCGCGACCCGTTCGCCGGGTCTCTGCGCTACCACCTGGGCCTGGTCACCCCCAACGATGACGGCTGCCACATCATCGTCGACGGCGAACATTACAGCTGGCGCGACGGCGAAAGCGTGGTGTTCGACGAAACCTACGTGCACGAAGCCTACAACCACACCGACCAGAACCGCATCATCCTGTTCTGCGACGTGGAGCGCCCGCTGAAGTGGCGCTGGGCCGAAGCCTTCAACCGCTGGTTCGGCCGCGTCGTGATGTCCGCCGCCAGTTCGCCCAACGACGGCGGCGACCAGACCGGCGCGATCAACAAGCTGACCCACGCCCACTGGGTCATCGACCAGAAGCGCAAGGCCTTCAAGGCCTGGAACCGCAAGGTCTACAAGGCCACCAAGTACGGCCTGATCATTCTGGTCGTCGCGGGATTCCTGGCCCTGTAGCCAACGGCGCCCGGCAGGCCCGGGCGCCCTGCTTTCTTGCGCGGCGGCCCCTCAGACGGGGTCGGGCGCGGGCAGCGTCAGCAGCCCGGTATGGTAGTCATAGCCATAGATCTCGCCGTAGCGCCCCCACTCCACCGCGATCTTCAGCACCCGTTCCGCCTCGTCGGGCTTGAGGAATTCTTCCAGCGAGTCCAGGAAGTCTTTTTCGGGCAGCGCGCCGGTGGGCTCCTGTTCCAGGCTGTGGCGGATATGCGCGGCCAACGGCACGTGCGCCAGCAGCTGGCGCCCGAAAATCGCTTGCTTCTGGGCCTGCTCGGCCAGCACATAGCGCTGGCCCAGCGGCGTCAGGAAGATGTCGCCGCGGTCGATCCGGGCTAAACCGAACAGGCCCAGCGCTTCGCAGGCCGGCAGCAGGTCGTCGTCCGAGATCTCGGCCTCCTCGGCCAACTTGGGCAGGTCGGCCCGGCCGTTGAACGGCGCTTCCGCCAACACGTCCAGCACGCCTTCCATGCGCTCGACTTCGGTTTGCGGGAAACGGTAGCCCAGGCCTTGCTGCAAGGGCGTCGGCACGTCGTGCGCGGGCCGCATGGTCATCAGCGCATAGACCTCGTCGATCAGCGCGCGCACCGGCGCCGAATCCACGTCGCGCGGCCGCGGCAGGCCCACCATGACCTGGCTGCGGATACGTCCCGGGTCGCTGGAAAACACGATGATGCGGTCGGCCATCATCACGGCTTCCTCGATGTTGTGCGACACGAT
The sequence above is drawn from the Achromobacter xylosoxidans genome and encodes:
- the lpxO gene encoding lipid A hydroxylase LpxO, translated to MKWLIPGIWLSAILFAHFRGRVKLPLGRQLLDHSVLLAPVNAFMVLTSRVPTTPYLTTSEIAELKVLDDNWETIREEAMQMAELRRIKAADTHNDIGFNSFFKYGWKRFYLKWYDARHPSAEELCPKTVAILKTLPKVKAAMFAELPPGGQLNPHRDPFAGSLRYHLGLVTPNDDGCHIIVDGEHYSWRDGESVVFDETYVHEAYNHTDQNRIILFCDVERPLKWRWAEAFNRWFGRVVMSAASSPNDGGDQTGAINKLTHAHWVIDQKRKAFKAWNRKVYKATKYGLIILVVAGFLAL
- a CDS encoding AAA-associated domain-containing protein: MGPISLIDLHDVGKSFRAADGTQRHVLEHVDFALKEGEIVALLGKSGSGKSTLLRIMAGLVNADQGTVTYRGQPVYGPASGIAMVFQSFALFPWLTAQQNVELGLEAQGVAPAERARRADAVLDLMGLGGFGGALPRELSGGMRQRVGIARALVMNPDVLLMDEAFSALDVLTGETLRDDMLELWEESRISTKGILIVSHNIEEAVMMADRIIVFSSDPGRIRSQVMVGLPRPRDVDSAPVRALIDEVYALMTMRPAHDVPTPLQQGLGYRFPQTEVERMEGVLDVLAEAPFNGRADLPKLAEEAEISDDDLLPACEALGLFGLARIDRGDIFLTPLGQRYVLAEQAQKQAIFGRQLLAHVPLAAHIRHSLEQEPTGALPEKDFLDSLEEFLKPDEAERVLKIAVEWGRYGEIYGYDYHTGLLTLPAPDPV
- the dnaE gene encoding DNA polymerase III subunit alpha — its product is MSEEAVTTPSPFVHLRVHSEFSVVDGIVRIPDLIKRVAKLGQPAVALTDLSNLFGLIKFYKGARGAGIKPIAGCDVWLSNDDDPAKPFRLLLLVRNHQGYLNLCELLTKAFLTNQGKGRAEIRREWLQGQEGLIALSGGRGGDVGQALDAGNAVSALALARQWAHLFPGSYYIELQRAGMDGDEAYTQAAMRLASEAGLPVVATHPVQFLDEFEFQAHEARVCIAEGEILANPRRVRRFSKEQYLLSSEEMARRFADVPSALANTVEIAKRCNLSLVLGKPRLPNFPTPDGVSLDDYLVQLSEEGLEKRMEFLFPDEAERASKREQYYERLRWECKTIIQMGFPGYFLIVQDFINWGKNNGVPVGPGRGSGAGSLVAYALGITDLDPIRYDLLFERFLNPERVSMPDFDIDFCQDNRERVIDYVKEKYGRAAVSQIATFGTLGAKAVVRDAGRVLDMPYMFCDGLSKLIPFNPMDPWSLERTLKDEPAFKDRYEQEEEVRALVDLAQPLEGLTRNIGMHAGGVLIAPGKLTDFCPLYCQPGQENSAVSQFDKDDVEAAGLVKFDFLGLRNLTILDWAVRYVRQFNEDKRDFDVMALALDDPAAYKILCDANTTAVFQLESRGMKELLKKLRPNTFEDIIAMLALYRPGPLESGMVDDFVNRKHGRAAVDYFHDDLENTLKSTYGVIVYQEQVMLISQIIGGYSLGGADLLRRAMGKKKPEEMAKHRELFEQGAKEKGHDPDLAVKLFDLMEKFAGYGFNKSHSAAYALISYQTAWLKAYHPTEFLAATMSSDMDDTDKVQIFCRDAQDNGVEVLPPDVNFSGYRFEPVADKHTKNGKPPRTMRYGLGAVKGTGQGAVEDILRARKEGGPFQNLFDFCRRVSKQAVNRRTIEALIKAGAFDTIEPNRAAMLASVPTAMEAAEQAARSANQASLFGDDSGDVVAGELAKVAPWDLHKKLTEEKSALGYYYSGHLFDAWRDEVRRIVPMQLVRVEPQRDLQWMCGVLASVRVMMTRRGKMVFAVLDDGTAQVEISVFNELYEKHRNRLREDQLVIVQGKVSNDDYSGGMRIVAEQLYDLQLAREARAKSLRVKLNGSADAARLRQMLNPFRAEPENGIPGVPVDIVYTKNNFLCTVRLGEEWRVRMADTLLANLNEWTKPDGVEVTY